From the Chanodichthys erythropterus isolate Z2021 chromosome 9, ASM2448905v1, whole genome shotgun sequence genome, the window tattGTCTAATGTAACCTATCGCTGGGCTAATTATGATtagcaatgtggattattttaagagaccattcaaaggatggcacacacatctatcgctgtatgtttgtttaacatttaagctagctagtgcgctgaaagttggcgacttttcacctataaaacagaaacttgctgatttgtactagataaaaccaacacaccattacatatgcatcgGTTATTTTACCTTATATGAtgtgtgcactgcaaacacgagTATTATTTATGATCGTCTCCGTCCAGTCTGAACGCCGTATTGCATTCAACCACCattatctttttgatttctgtgaagaAATGTCTGACgggatctggtaaaactttagttttgaaccGAAAGTGctgttccttctattctggcagccaaaaacacaacaagacgacattttaaagtcaaaacctcaaacttttagcgcTCCCGCTATTagttcttatttatgttttgcctccagctagagcggtgacgtcacagtgaCGTAGGTGATTAAGGGGTCTATTCCTGACGGACATAATCAAGTCCCGCCCAACATTTTTTCTCAttcgagaagccgtttcactcggatatacgtcacaatagggaagaaaagataATCGCGACTTTAATATCGCTTTTTGACGTTGGACACCTCGTCAAACGTCTCTTAATTTTGGGGTTGTAACAACAAATAtagttgaataaataaataagctgaacataatttaaaatataaattaaaaatcaattaaacaaAGCATAGTTCCTCTCAAGCCTGTATGATAAATACAAAAAAGTAGCGATAATAGGGAATTCTAAGAAATGGAGATGTTCAATATGAGATTTATACACAAAGTGGTTTGCCCTTGCAGTTTTTCCAAAATTATTGTCCCGAACAAACTGATATGAATATTTATAAAGAAACTCTGACAGTCTTAAAACTCCAACTCCATGAACCTGATTTGAATAAAGTTCAGTGAAGCTAAAACAGGCTCGCCTGATACCCGAGCAAACTCTCAGGGTCTGCGAGGTTGACACAACTATTGCCGTGCTGCACCGACTCCCAGCCTGTTTGATGCAAACTGCATTTGAAGAGCAGGAAACATCGCAACTTTTAAGTAAAAAAACAGCCACGTACCCTTCACACATCATCTCAAACCTCTGTCATCCAGTAGAAGTGCTGAATGCTATATGCTTTGTACTTGCTGCTCTGAATAGCCTTTATAACAAGTCCACAGAAGCAGGTTTTGGTTAAAGGGTCCATTCTAATGCTATAGAAAGTGCATAGAGTGGAAGAAAGACATCGTAGGGGGGCAGACACTGATTGTACTGTAGGTATGATGTTGGATATGGAGTCTAATACTGGCCACGTGAACAGCAAGCAGTACGAGGACATTTCTATCCACAGCGTCGGTTGTGATTGTGAGCACAGAGCGTTTCCAGAGGGGTTAAAGTGTGTCGCCATCTTTGCTCTGTCTAAAAGCAGCACCTCAATGTTCAGTCGGAGCTTACATTTCTTCTTCCGCAGACCTCAGCACGGGAAATACACACtgtacgaaaaaaaaaaagaaaaagaaaaatctctTTTCTCTGAAAAGCCCATAAAAAACTATATACATTAATGAGGCGCGTCGTAGGCTAAAATGCAGTGCGCATAGAAAAAAAGTATGCAACAAAATGCGACGTTTCTCTTTAACCTTACAAAGAAAAGCGAGCATTTTGTGCTACTGCTGCCCTGGAGTGACacaagcaacaacaaaaaatcatGTTTACATGAAATGTACAGATGCATCAACAAAAAGAAAGCAGAAAATAGTGTTTCAACAAATAATTACATACTCatgatcattattattatcatgctAACTCCAATCAAAAGGCGTATATGCACAGTTGAAATCTAGAGATAATACAGTATTTGGTCACGGCTAACGTCTGTGACCGAGCGGCTCTCATGACAAAGGCTATGAATGAAGCATCGTGGGAATATTCCATTAGACATCTTTGCGTGGCTAATAATCTAAAAGAATTCACATTAGTCTTTATATATTATGATTGAAACAACTGTGTGACATTGTGCAACTCTTAAACATTCTATCCGATTTCGTTCCCAAAGGAGTTATTCCGAATTTCCTTTGTGAAGTCAATTTAAACCTGCTGGAGCGCCGTTTTTTCCGTATCGTAAGAGAATTACCCATAGCCCTTGTCCAGCGCATAGGCCCGTGTGTGTTTGTATCCACGCTAGCAGTTGCTGCTGTTCCGGAATTCTCCATTTTCCGTGATCTGCAGCTTCGTCGGGTTGGTGGGAGAGATGCCGTTCCTCGTTTGCATGCTGTACCgatccttcagctgagacagaGCGCTCATTAGCCGGGCGTTCGCGGCGTCCAGGGAAGCGATTCTCTTCTCCTGCGGGGAGTGACCGTTCATGGAGGTCAGATAGAAGAAGGTGATTAACAGTGCatgatatttaatgtttaattaaagtCTTTCTACTCTGCAACGGACACAAGGTGACTGGCACGCTTTGGTCTGGAACATTACGGACTAATTACAAAGTCTAAAACCCATAAAATTAATTCACAGagtttaaattaaaattcatgCGGCGACAGCAGTAATCTCtccttgtcttttttttaaaaataaatctatgaTGTAAACAAAGTCTTTAATGATTTTGATGAGTGCTAAAGTGAATCCACAGTGGGTGGTTTTTATGCTCATCAAACTGTTTACGAGAGATGCTGATTGTCCCTGGAGAACATGGGCGTTTATCATTAAACTTTCAACtacattaacacattaaacCTCAGAGACAAACTCATCACGTCATGCTGAAATCTAAACACAACACAAGAGGGCGCTATGACCCTGCAAACGGGTAGCTGATACAAATAGACCAGTGAAAATGcatctttttttcttatttaatagaaaatgattcattcaaTTACATTATCAGCATAAGAACTTTTGTGAAAAgttaacattgatttcttagTATTTAGTATGCACCCCTATTGCTTTAATGACAGCAGCGCTCGAGCTGACATGGACTGATGATCAAGCCTGATTTGAGAATGATCCAAAAAGCATCTTGTGCTTCATTGAAAGcaagaaaattattttgtacAAGAAAAATCGATACCACAAATCTGTTTATTTGATAAGTGACCTAGAAATAGTGCAGAATCTTTATCattttgtcagtttttatttgaatgttttttttaatttttggactCACCAAGGCTACTTTTATTTACtcaaaatacattaacattttagtacaatttaaaataactgttctatgttttaatgtatttcacaaagtaatttattcctgtgttgcaaagctgaattttcagcaccattactccagtcttcagtgtcacatgatccttcagaaatcattctaatatgctgattttctgctcaagaaacatttattattattatttttagtattcCTAAATATATTCCATAAAGCTCATTAAACCAAAATGAGAAAATGCTGTTTTAgatagaataaaaaaaacaaaatatagagAAACCTCGACTTGTCTTTACATTGAATAAAGACATAACAAAGGTGATTTTGGATGTACCTGGGCTTCGATGATTTTCTGTTTGGAGTCTACGATGGCTTGCATGTCTGCGTGATCTTTCTTCAGCTCCTCTTCAACTGACATCAACCTGCAAAATAAAATTTCCACATACATCTTTAAGCTGCATATGCTACTTTACGTGCTTACTGAACTGGAGTGAATCTGAAAATTGAATTGTGGGCATTTGGTTCAAGTGAAAGATAGAGTTGCATGTCATCTGCATACTGGTGAAAGGAAAAATTGTACTGATTAATTACACCAGCTAAAGGAAGCATGTAAAGATTAAATAAAGGGCCCATAATTGAGCCTTGAGGAACACCACGCGATATGACGCAATGCCTGGAGGTGTAGGTACCGAGTGTAACATAGTATTCCCTGCTACTCAAGTTGGATCTGACAGACCGGCCCAGTTCTGTATGCTGTCAGGTAGAATCTCATGATCGactgtcaaaagcagcactcaGATCTAAAAGCTCCAAACAACTTGCAGATCATTTTCTGTGCTGTGGTTTGCCTGGAAGCCAGACAGAAATGTCTCATTAAGTTCATTGCTGTTGAGATACTGTAGTTATTGAGCTATATAGACATgattttttcaattattttaccAAGAAATGGAAGATTAAGAGATTGGTCTGTAGTTACTGAGCACAGAATACTTAATTTACCATCTGATGATTATCTAGGATTCCTAAAGTTTGGACCCTAATAATATCTAATGGATCATCTTTTATGGGGTTTGAACTACAAAGTTGACTGGATCATAAATCACAAGGCCACACCATCCCAAATTCACCCAAACTCTCCTGCTTTCAGAGCAGATCTTCACCTGGTGATGATGCTCTTCATCTGGAGCTCTTTGTCATCTTGCTGCTTGCGTAATCGCTCCTCCGTGTCCTCCAGCCGGGCCTGGTACTCAAGGAGCATCTTCTGGGTTTGGTCGTCCTGGCTTTTCATGCGAGATTCATACTCTTCCAGTTTTTTAGCAGAAATACGCAGCTTCTCCTGCAGGACAGCTATCTCCTGCTGATACTgaggaaggaaagagagaatgaAGAAGTCTAATAGCAGGATTATAGAAAACAAAAGCTGTGTAAAGAGCGAGTTCTCAGATGTGCACGGCTGTGGTTTGAAATGCATATTACACGAATATAGCCCTGCTAATCATCTCGTATCTGTCTGCTAAGCCTGGGAAATCCAGCAAAGCTGTATGAAATATACATAGTAGgtgctgaatttttttttaaagattattttttCATGCGTTTGGGGCAaacctgtagctcaaacagtaaaGCAAGGTGCTAACAAAGCCAAGGTCATGGGAATGCATGAAATGATAACAGCTATACTTTGAAATCATTCTAAGTTGcgttggataaaagtgtctgctacaTGCACACatgtacatttttacatttttaagttttatgttgaaataaggTTATGTTTCTTTgggaaatagttttttttattcttgtttATAGTACAAACCttacaaaaaatgtttgatttacactTGAACAAATTATTTTCCAATGGGGTAATAAAAACTGAtgtttgatgaaaaaaaaaggtaaaagtaaaacaataaatgaataaaataaaaaataaaaaaaaacctggtAATTGTGATATTAAGTTTAATAAAAGAAATAGTCataatgtgagatataaagtcgcattCACTGGAGATGTCAGAATTTTTACTCAAAGGCAAAAAGAATCTTGCATACAAAATCTAGTCTTAATATATTACAAATTTAGCTTTTCAAGTAAATTTATCTTGCTTTAGGGATgtttacatacatatatatatttcttttttaaattatttttgctGTGTTTTTGCTTCAGGCTATTCAGAAACTGAGAAAGAGTGGTATGAAATGTTTTATGCAGTTGTTCTAAGGAGAAAGTTTTTAAGAATTCACTGCTGATAGTCTCCATCTTGAGATTCTGCTTGGTCAAGGGCTTATAGATACAGAAACTGACTGCTTTATAAATATGCAAAGACATGAAATAGTAAGCCTGGTTTTGGAGTGTTTTTTCATCTTGTTGTTTTGCATCTAGACTAAAACGTTATTGTGCAATAAGCTCCAAGGAGGATTCAACCAATCTTCGCAGCATCACTTACATTAACAGCTTCAAACAGCACGGATGCAGTGGGGTTTTGCTGAGGGAGAGGATTGAGTATGTGGGTGTACACACTCTGTGCACTCCGCCGGGTTCATTATTGATTAAAGAGCGGGGGAAAGAGACGGCAGACGCGTGCTCTCTACAGTTGCAGTGTAGTGATTTGAGCCTGTTTGCCTAAATTACAACACTAGAGAGATCAAGAGGCAACTTTATCTAAAGTCCTTCAGAAGTGCACATCTACTCTTCAAGCAACCTGTCTGCAGTTTGACATCCACCATCCTCATACCAGTTTATGACAAGATGCAGTGACTAAGCAAGTAGATCCGAGCTTAAAATATCTTCACGTCTTGGCgcttgggggaaaaaaaagaaaaaaactttggATGGTTCTGTTTTTCTTTAGTTTAGAGAAGGAAACTGGTTTAAAATGTTAGCAACTtgcactacagttcaaaagtttggggttggtaagatcttttactgtttttgaaagacgtctcttatgctcaccagtaaaaaacctgaaaaattattagaatttaaaataactattttctattttaatgtatattaaaatgtaatttgttcctgtgaatattcagcatcattactccagtcttcagtgtcacatgatctttcagaaatcgttctaatatactgatttggtaTATTACTGCCGCTTTTAACCGATTTAATGATTCCTTGCTgaataacaatatttttttttcaacaacaacaacaacaacaaaaaacaattgcttagctaatgaatattaattaggttTACATGATTGGTCGTTCCAGGAAAGTTACCTAGCAATGTCAGCATGGCCTAAATAATATTCATAAACATGTTGGACGTTACAAAATGTTTATGAATATTATTTAGGCCATGCTGACATTGCTAGGTAACCTTCCTGGAacgaccaatcagaatcatcaGAAAGACCATCATGTTCCAGTGATGATAAATAGAGAAAGCAGCTAATGTATTTTATAAGAGATCATCACCGTCTGCAAGCACTTCCCGTCAGTGTGCCCACGGGAGGCTAATTTtgaacacacaaacagtaaGCCTGCTGTATTTCTCCTGTTTTTATGCTGCTGTAGCGCAGAATGAGGTCTCATTATTACCTTTTCAGTTGGTGTGAGATCCTCCTTGTTTGGAAAGTCCTCCCGGTGTTTCGAATCTGGGTCAATTCCCTCCTGCTCCAAATATTGCACATTCATATTCAGCAGCCATGCAGCAGTGCGGTCCAACGCATTGGGATTCACAGGGGATGGAGCCTAATAAAAGTTCATttgaacaaacacacacacaaatacattatTGTATCATAATATGGCCATGCTAACATCAAATTGAGACAGCTGCTATCAaattacacacatacatacacacacaaacaagtgCCTCAAAACTTTTCAAGGTGACAACAACACTTGTGCTCGTTGGAAATAAAACCTTGATCATTTTTTAATGAAGATTCATTCAGCAGACATCAAAGGAACAGTTTGGACAATGCGAGCAGTCATTTAATCACTAGCGCAGCGTCTGCGCTCCAGCAATTAATTCTGCTTGTCTGCTCCGTTCCTTTTGCCTCTGACAGTGAGAGGGCTGCGTGTTCATCTCAACCTAAGAGCCTTGTTTGATTGTAGCGATGCACCAAAAGGCTCATTATCCCCCGAGAGATCTGAGTGCCAAGTTGTTTTAAGGATATCAGCCGAGTGGGAGCTAATTTAGTGGTATCTAAATTAGCTATGGGAATGTAGCAACATAAAGAGACAGAAAGGATGTGATCACTTTTAAAATTCTATAGAGAACTTGGAACTTTTAGAAGTATAACAACTTTTTCTTGATTGTAGCAATAATAACAATGATTAGGTTTAtaacatttctgaaaaaaacATGAGTGGCGCTAGCCCTGCAAAACTTGTTGCTGCAATGCTAGTTGctagttagcatgttgctatatTGGGTTACTCACTAGCACAACCCATCAATTCTCTGTGATATTCTGATCTCCAGATATGACTCAGGTCTCCTCTTCAATAGAAGtcctttgtattttttaaaaacgtttATTGTCCGGAGAAAAATCATAAGTTCAATTGCCTTAAATAAAAGCAACGTTTGTGATGGCATATGTAACCTTACACATGGGATGTGAGAAAAAATAGACATTGTGCCAAAGAACCAATTTTTTCCCACAAACTATTAATTCGTGGccacattttattaattacttccCATGTTTTAATTACATTGAGGCCACTAAATTGAGGTAACAAATTCTTAATTTCTGGCGATGATATCTTGTTATTGTTTTGTATTACATGTATGGACGTAGGACGGTAATAggtgtgtgtgtaaacctcactcccctgatctcaaaaGGCACTCTAGCGACTGACGTAGAGACTTtggcctccttgttagagcaccCGAGTTCCGCTTAGAGCGGGCGGTTCAAACAGAAGTAGTTACATGTGCTTTCAGAAAAAGAGCTTTTGTAAATCTAGTGGTCAAAAAGATGAATAGCCCTTATTCAGGGTTGtaatagttaactaaaactaaaaccataatttccgttacttgaaataaaataaactttactgtaactgaattaaaataatatatatatataaaactaaacTTATTTTAGGTTCAAGATTCTCATTTCAAGGCaccttttctctttttcattttactaaaataaaaactgaaaacaaaactactaaaaaaaactatatagacaataaagaaaatgacaaaaacacaacaaaattaaattaaactaaaattaaaataacatgaaaattaattcaaaatattaataaaactatatatatagcATCTCAATGACCAACTCTGGTCCCATTACAGCCACTGGTTTTACATCTACATTTTTGACAACATTTGATTGTAAACATATAAAAGTAACTGTTAAAAACTATTAGGACATTTGGGTACATTGGCGCTGAATCAAGTAAAATAAATCAATCATGAATTGCTTAAAAAAATCGGTTTTAGTCAACAAGCACATGTTTTTGTTAAACGACATGCTGAATATTTCATTTTGCactacaattttatttttgttgagtAAAATTAGATTTCTAAAATTCAACTATGTGTTATGACAAATTTTTTACTAAAATTACAAGATACTTTCatcaaaaactaaaaatgttgTCACAATTAACTCACTTGTTTGTGCAGGGTCCGCTGCTTGGATTCTGGACTGTCCCCTTTGGAGGATGACGACTGCTGCCTtagtctggtcccgctgcttgGCCAGTCAGGAGATGATGACATCATGCTTCCACTGGAGGGGCGGGGGTAGGGTGCGGTGTTGAGCATGTTGGGTGGAGTGCGGCCTCTCGTGACGGTCGGAGGCGGCTGGTCTATCCGGCGCTGCGGCCCTGCGCTGTTCTGCCGCGGTACGTTGGTCTGGTGTTGGGTCTCGGTGAGGGAAAGCTGTCTACGGGTGAACTCTCCTGAACGGCGAAGGAACTCATCCCCGCTACTGCCCCCTCCACCACTGGCTCCCGTGCTGGATTGGCTCAGGAAAGGGTGCTTTGACCCCGCAGTAGCTGCTTCCTCTGCGTTACTCTGGGAGCTGATGGAACTCTGGCATTCAGATCCCGAATCGGCAACCGCACGGGGCGACACAGCCAATCCGGCGGCCATCTGGTACACGGGGTTCTGAAACGAGAGTGGGGCCAGCAGCTGGGACCTTCCCGGGGCGGTCTCTGTGCTTGGTGTCGTGGGGGTCTGAGCTGCCCTTCTCAGGGTCGGGCCGCTGGGCGTGTTGCCCTTAGCAGTGCGGGTAGTCCACACTCCCGTGCCCTGGCCAACGGAGGTCTGGCTGTCATTGATGGGGTCGCTGAAGGAGGTGTTGGGAGCACTCTCAAGAGAACGGCTGTCCTGCAGGTCAACCATTGACAAGCTCTTGCTGCCGTTGGGGATCTGAACATCTGGCTCGTTGGCCTCCGAGTAACTGGAGCTGCGGGCAGGCGAAGGCTGAATCACAGAATTCCTCGTTACGAAAAACAGATCCTTGTTTTCGGGGGTCGGCGAGGGCAGCCGAGTGAAATCCACCAACCTGTCCAAGTGGCGACAGGACAAAAATTGAAGATCACAGCTGTTCTTTAATTCAAATCAAACTCATTATTTGCCACTCTAGCTCATTTGCATGGCTAATGGATGTGTGTGATGATATGACAGATCACAGTCCAAACACTGTACTTTGGCAAAATATTGCTGCACACTAAGTCTCAACACAGAAATATAGCTTTGATTCAAGACCACATTAAAAAATATGCCTTTCTGTGCAAGAGGATAAACCACACTGAAGCCAccctgaagtttttttttttttttgcacatgaAGAAAAGGAAAGTATAAACAATGTCTTGCTTGGTTCTCTCCAGTCTAAACAAATCAGGATAAGTCTGGCCGTGTTAACTGCATGCATTATATTGCCTCTTTCTACATTTAcacgttcaaaagtttagggtaagattttttttaaaaataaatgaatacttttattaagcaaggaaggattaaatcaatcaaaagtgacagtaaagacatttataatgttacaaaagatttctggttcaaataaatgctgttattttgtactctttattcatcaaaaaatcctgaaaaaatctatcacggtttccacaaaaatattttcaacaataataaataattattgagcaccaaatcagcatattagaatgatttctgaaggatcatgtgacactgaagactggagtaatgatgctgaaaattcagctttgcatcgcaggaataaattacatttatattcaaatagaaaacagttttaatttgtaatatttcacaatattattgtttttattttatcaaataaattaatgcagccttggtgagcataagagatttcttaaaaaaaaaaaaaaaaaaaaaaaacttggcaTGGCTAGTACTGTGCTCTTTCAGTTGAGAAAATTAATGCATATGTAGATTTGTAATAGATCtgaaaacaaattattattatatagatCCAATTAATCTTCTTTGAAAGCACAGAGTGACCATTCAAGCAACAAGAGATGATGTGCCACTTTATAAGAGCCTTGCTCAGGAAATGTTACACCTTAATTTTTACCGTATTCCACATCAGAATGATAGCTTGCACTTTACATCCTAATCTACATTAACTGACTTACCCTGTGATCTCACTGTCCATGACCATTTTCTGCAGACCGGTAGACAGGCTGCTGCTGGGTAGACTGGGTGAGCCCACGCGCTCGGTGGGAGACGACACAGGGACTCCGGTGGGGTTCGTCAGGGCTGAATTCACATCCCGCAGGATCCGTGCTAGAGGACCCAGCTTAGTGATAGTACTCTACAATACAATGGAGAATGAATTGTGACTGACTGGATTCAAACTTGATGGAGCGCTAAACTCACTCTGGTGGGTAAAAGACAATATATCACTACagaaaaacaacttaaaataaagtttagtaTGTTATCCCAGCACAGTTTGAAGCAGTACGACAGGAGAGGTTGTgcattacagtgattttactGTTCAGTGGGTGTTGTTAGATTCAACACAAGTGGAGTGTGAATCTTAATAGTCAATTACTGGTGTTAATCTGAAATGTTTCTATTGACAGTGCACAATTTAGCATAAGAGTAAGATGAGTTTTAATACTGTAACTGTTTTATGGTTTCTAGAAACATAGTGCCTAAATATTAAAGAGGCCATATCATGCCCTTTTTACAAAGTCAggtgttgcagcacctctctttccagtctgtcagtaacgctctgtttagttccagTCTTTATGAAGCCCTTCTTGTGCTTTGATTGGTCTAGCCGACCAATAGGTCGTGTTTCGGAAATGTCACACCCCTTACCGTAATGGCAAGTTTTAACACGCTGCTAACGCAATCAGGCCTCGGCACAAGCCTTTTTTGTGTATGCCTTGGGTGGGAactatttaaatgaggaatattgtgatgtgtTCGTTCCCGGAGAAAACTCAAGTCtgcaatggaggcgtttcagaaacagtgcttactgatatagagaataactctcTTTGAAAttactttgtgctttgtaactttgcaggcCTTTTTCATGTTCAAGCTGCAACATTACACgataaagaaaaatgaaaatgtaaaaaagcataatagggccTCTAAATTAATCTGATGTGCATTAATCTCTCAGGTGTTCATATGTCTGCTATTTCACATTTTAGATCACTAACTTTGATGGTggctcatccaatcagattttaAAGCCAGTACTGTCTGTATTTTATCTTAAATGAAAATCTATTCACTTCTGATAATCATCTGATAAACTAAACTGAGCTCTTTGTAATTCGTCAGATTCTACTATTTTCTGATCTCAAATTACAATGATAAAGAAAGTCAAACACTGAGAAAACTCAGcgttatatatattttcccaTTAAAAATGATATGTGTTCACCTGATCAAGCTGTGAGACTGCTTCTGACAGAAGAGAATGAAGAGTGGAGAGTTCACGGCCCAGGTCAACATAACCCTCGAAGCCTGCTGTGTTTGAGATGGTCTCTGGGTTGGAGATCTCCAGCAGGAAGCGCTGCATGTTGGTCCATTCATGCTCCAAGAACTGATTCATGAAGGACATGTACTCCTCCTTACTGCCAAACCTatgacagtaaaaacacagtaaatACAGTTTGAAAATGTACCATATAAAACAATTTATCAGTATGTTCACATAACTAATTGCAACCACAGGAATAATATTGTACATTATTATACtgatttaacattagttaagaGTATGCTGCATTAAAACTCATGATCAACATCAATTTCATTGTCATTTCAGTATCAAGTAATATAACTAGTAATATGTATAGTAAGTGATATGATATATATAGCTTTTGTTATAACACTCTTATAAGAAAATGTTCCATATAGAAGGGGATCTGTGTttcatatatagaaccttttagagGTTCCCAGCATGGGATAATTTTATGGTATGATTTTACTGATGTCAGTTATTGGTCACATGACAGTCaggtaaatacataacttttttAGTAAGTGctctattttatgtttatcttaaaaataatttatgctctttttttgtatgttaatgatttaattcattatttttttttttcatcaactCACAGTTCCCTCACGAACTCCAAAAATCTTTGCGTTTTAAGCACAAATTCACTCACTTGGTGAAGTTGGCGAGGTTTTGCGTCACTTTGGCAATGAGTGTGAGT encodes:
- the dab2ipa gene encoding disabled homolog 2-interacting protein isoform X1; the encoded protein is MRVTDMKRSSIHWISCGQPLSEPIGWQVKFCLVAECQLVLLDKREISPLLFRERRAESCTVWLLRRSTSIPEGVQLRKDQSTQTRNSKSLTDRVGRRRSMPGGTVDKTVVAMDADTSTPFKVTGFLSRRLKGSIKRTKSQPKLDRHSSFRNILPGFKSTENDSRSHLMPRLKESRSHESLLSPSSAVEALDLSMEEEVLIKPVHSSILGQDFCFEVTTSTGSKCFSCRSAAERDKWMENLRRAVHPNKDNTRRVENMLKCWIIEAKDLPAKKKYFCELCLDDTLYARTTCKLKTDNVFWGEHFEFNNLPSVKSITVHLYKETDKKKKKDKNNYVGLVNIPIAAVTGRQLVEKWYSVSTPNPNKGKSPGPMVRMKSRYQSMSILPMELYKEFAEYITNNYMLMCSVLEPALSVKNKEEMACALVHILQSTGKAKDFLTDLMMSEVDRCGENEHLIFRENTLATKAIEEYLKLVGQKYLQDALGEFIKALYESDENCEVDPSKCSSSDLHEHQSNLKMCCELAFCKIINSYCVFPRELKEVFASWRQECSSRGRPDISERLISASLFLRFLCPAIMSPSLFSLMQEYPDDRTARTLTLIAKVTQNLANFTKFGSKEEYMSFMNQFLEHEWTNMQRFLLEISNPETISNTAGFEGYVDLGRELSTLHSLLSEAVSQLDQSTITKLGPLARILRDVNSALTNPTGVPVSSPTERVGSPSLPSSSLSTGLQKMVMDSEITGLVDFTRLPSPTPENKDLFFVTRNSVIQPSPARSSSYSEANEPDVQIPNGSKSLSMVDLQDSRSLESAPNTSFSDPINDSQTSVGQGTGVWTTRTAKGNTPSGPTLRRAAQTPTTPSTETAPGRSQLLAPLSFQNPVYQMAAGLAVSPRAVADSGSECQSSISSQSNAEEAATAGSKHPFLSQSSTGASGGGGSSGDEFLRRSGEFTRRQLSLTETQHQTNVPRQNSAGPQRRIDQPPPTVTRGRTPPNMLNTAPYPRPSSGSMMSSSPDWPSSGTRLRQQSSSSKGDSPESKQRTLHKQAPSPVNPNALDRTAAWLLNMNVQYLEQEGIDPDSKHREDFPNKEDLTPTEKYQQEIAVLQEKLRISAKKLEEYESRMKSQDDQTQKMLLEYQARLEDTEERLRKQQDDKELQMKSIITRLMSVEEELKKDHADMQAIVDSKQKIIEAQEKRIASLDAANARLMSALSQLKDRYSMQTRNGISPTNPTKLQITENGEFRNSSNC
- the dab2ipa gene encoding disabled homolog 2-interacting protein isoform X6 codes for the protein MPRLKESRSHESLLSPSSAVEALDLSMEEEVLIKPVHSSILGQDFCFEVTTSTGSKCFSCRSAAERDKWMENLRRAVHPNKDNTRRVENMLKCWIIEAKDLPAKKKYFCELCLDDTLYARTTCKLKTDNVFWGEHFEFNNLPSVKSITVHLYKETDKKKKKDKNNYVGLVNIPIAAVTGRQLVEKWYSVSTPNPNKGKSPGPMVRMKSRYQSMSILPMELYKEFAEYITNNYMLMCSVLEPALSVKNKEEMACALVHILQSTGKAKDFLTDLMMSEVDRCGENEHLIFRENTLATKAIEEYLKLVGQKYLQDALGEFIKALYESDENCEVDPSKCSSSDLHEHQSNLKMCCELAFCKIINSYCVFPRELKEVFASWRQECSSRGRPDISERLISASLFLRFLCPAIMSPSLFSLMQEYPDDRTARTLTLIAKVTQNLANFTKFGSKEEYMSFMNQFLEHEWTNMQRFLLEISNPETISNTAGFEGYVDLGRELSTLHSLLSEAVSQLDQSTITKLGPLARILRDVNSALTNPTGVPVSSPTERVGSPSLPSSSLSTGLQKMVMDSEITGLVDFTRLPSPTPENKDLFFVTRNSVIQPSPARSSSYSEANEPDVQIPNGSKSLSMVDLQDSRSLESAPNTSFSDPINDSQTSVGQGTGVWTTRTAKGNTPSGPTLRRAAQTPTTPSTETAPGRSQLLAPLSFQNPVYQMAAGLAVSPRAVADSGSECQSSISSQSNAEEAATAGSKHPFLSQSSTGASGGGGSSGDEFLRRSGEFTRRQLSLTETQHQTNVPRQNSAGPQRRIDQPPPTVTRGRTPPNMLNTAPYPRPSSGSMMSSSPDWPSSGTRLRQQSSSSKGDSPESKQRTLHKQAPSPVNPNALDRTAAWLLNMNVQYLEQEGIDPDSKHREDFPNKEDLTPTEKYQQEIAVLQEKLRISAKKLEEYESRMKSQDDQTQKMLLEYQARLEDTEERLRKQQDDKELQMKSIITRLMSVEEELKKDHADMQAIVDSKQKIIEAQEKRIASLDAANARLMSALSQLKDRYSMQTRNGISPTNPTKLQITENGEFRNSSNC